The Thermococcus sp. genome includes a region encoding these proteins:
- a CDS encoding carboxyl transferase domain-containing protein, with the protein MSMEEKLRELYEKREKILQMGGEKAIEKQHSKGKLTARERIEKLLDPGSFVEIGMFVKHRNTDFGLDKKELPADGVITGYGTIDGRLVFVYAQDFTVMGGSLGEMHAAKIKRIMELALEAGAPVIGLNDSGGARIQEGVDSLKGYGEIFKMNTVLSGVVPQITAIMGPCAGGAVYSPAIGDFILMVDSQSSFMFITGPQVVKAVTGVEVTPVQLGGAMVHAQKSGQAHLIGKSDEEVLALIRKLLSYLSSNNMEKPPRVKTNDLPFRKSERLYSIVPDDPNKPYDVREVIYEIVDRDENGNPDFLEILPYFAPNAVVGFARMNGQTVGIVANNPKYFAGVLDIDSSDKIARFVRTCDAFNIPIVTLVDVPGYLPGTDQEYRGIIRHGAKVLYAYAEATVPMVTVILRKAYGGAYLAMGSKHLGADLVYAWPTAEIAVMGPEGAANIIFRKEIAQAENPEEYRQQKIKEYRDKFANPYVAASRGYIDDVIDPAETRAKIIMSLEALESKRVKLPPKKHGNIPL; encoded by the coding sequence ATGAGCATGGAGGAAAAACTTAGGGAGCTTTACGAAAAGAGGGAGAAGATTCTGCAAATGGGTGGCGAGAAAGCCATCGAGAAACAGCACTCCAAGGGAAAACTCACCGCCCGCGAGAGGATTGAAAAGCTCCTCGACCCCGGGAGCTTCGTGGAGATTGGGATGTTCGTCAAGCACAGAAACACGGACTTCGGTCTGGACAAGAAGGAGTTGCCGGCTGATGGCGTAATAACCGGCTACGGAACGATTGATGGAAGGCTAGTCTTCGTCTATGCCCAAGATTTCACCGTCATGGGCGGTTCCCTCGGCGAGATGCATGCGGCGAAGATAAAGCGCATAATGGAGCTCGCACTTGAAGCGGGAGCACCGGTAATAGGTCTCAACGACTCGGGAGGAGCGAGAATCCAGGAGGGAGTTGACTCCCTCAAGGGCTACGGCGAGATTTTCAAGATGAACACCGTTTTGAGCGGTGTTGTTCCGCAGATAACCGCCATCATGGGACCCTGTGCCGGAGGAGCGGTTTACAGCCCGGCAATCGGGGATTTCATCCTTATGGTGGACAGCCAGTCAAGCTTCATGTTCATCACGGGCCCACAGGTAGTCAAGGCCGTCACGGGCGTTGAAGTTACGCCGGTTCAGCTTGGAGGGGCCATGGTTCACGCCCAGAAGAGCGGACAGGCCCACCTCATAGGGAAGAGCGACGAGGAGGTTCTGGCCCTCATAAGGAAGCTCCTAAGCTACCTCTCGTCCAACAACATGGAGAAGCCACCGAGGGTCAAGACCAACGACCTACCCTTCAGGAAGAGCGAGAGGCTCTACTCCATAGTCCCGGACGACCCTAACAAGCCCTACGACGTCAGGGAGGTCATCTATGAAATAGTCGACAGGGACGAGAACGGCAATCCGGATTTCCTTGAGATTCTCCCGTACTTCGCTCCCAACGCGGTCGTTGGCTTCGCCAGGATGAACGGCCAGACCGTTGGAATAGTCGCGAACAACCCCAAGTACTTCGCCGGAGTTCTAGACATAGACTCAAGCGACAAGATAGCGCGCTTCGTTAGAACCTGCGACGCCTTTAACATACCGATAGTTACGCTCGTGGACGTTCCCGGCTACCTTCCGGGAACCGACCAGGAGTACAGGGGAATAATCAGGCACGGTGCCAAGGTTCTCTACGCCTACGCGGAAGCCACCGTCCCGATGGTTACCGTCATCCTCAGGAAGGCCTACGGAGGGGCCTATCTCGCGATGGGAAGCAAGCACCTCGGTGCCGACTTAGTCTACGCGTGGCCCACAGCGGAGATAGCCGTCATGGGCCCGGAGGGAGCCGCGAACATAATATTCCGCAAGGAGATAGCTCAAGCTGAGAACCCCGAGGAGTACAGGCAACAGAAGATTAAGGAGTACCGCGACAAGTTCGCCAACCCCTACGTGGCGGCATCGAGAGGCTACATAGACGATGTAATAGACCCTGCTGAGACGAGGGCGAAGATAATCATGTCGCTTGAAGCACTTGAAAGCAAGCGCGTTAAGCTTCCGCCCAAGAAGCACGGCAACATACCCCTGTGA
- a CDS encoding branched-chain amino acid ABC transporter permease — MGVFEGALTYANLLALLALGLTLTYITTAVPNFAHGSFAVIGSYLAYTLLVAYGLNPYLAVIPAFIVGGLVGTAVYLLTIRPLIRKGASVDMLMMATLAIDIILYGFLGAYSDFLSDAFKRNASKFVFTDIDFTMGSIPGRVVTSTALVLATLIGLYVLLYKTKFGIALRASMENPALAEAMGIDVETTRLFSWFLAAAVAGMVGAVLPFLQETVPGTGGFIIVSVFAASIVGGLRNIAGGLIGGYIIGFSESLVTYGLSDIAGTGVLVYGKVVSLLIMVVVLLLLPEGITGTKLWRRLVG, encoded by the coding sequence ATGGGAGTGTTTGAGGGGGCTTTAACCTACGCCAATTTACTCGCTCTATTGGCTCTGGGATTAACGCTTACCTACATAACCACGGCCGTTCCGAACTTTGCCCACGGTTCCTTCGCGGTGATAGGCTCTTACTTGGCTTACACCCTGCTCGTCGCCTATGGCCTCAACCCCTATCTGGCCGTGATTCCTGCCTTCATTGTCGGCGGACTCGTTGGAACTGCTGTTTACCTGCTCACAATAAGGCCTCTCATAAGGAAAGGCGCCTCCGTGGACATGCTGATGATGGCAACGCTCGCCATCGACATAATCCTCTATGGATTTCTCGGGGCTTACTCGGATTTTTTGAGCGACGCCTTCAAGAGAAACGCGAGCAAGTTCGTCTTCACGGACATAGACTTCACTATGGGAAGCATTCCGGGAAGGGTTGTGACCTCAACTGCTCTCGTCCTTGCTACTCTCATCGGCCTCTACGTCCTGCTCTACAAAACAAAGTTTGGAATAGCGCTCAGGGCCTCGATGGAAAACCCAGCCTTAGCTGAGGCAATGGGAATAGACGTAGAAACCACAAGATTGTTCTCGTGGTTTTTAGCGGCAGCAGTTGCGGGGATGGTGGGGGCGGTATTACCTTTCCTCCAGGAAACTGTTCCCGGAACGGGAGGCTTCATAATCGTTTCCGTCTTCGCGGCGAGCATAGTCGGCGGGCTGAGGAACATAGCGGGGGGCTTGATAGGAGGCTACATCATAGGCTTTTCGGAGTCGCTCGTTACCTATGGACTGTCTGACATAGCTGGAACGGGGGTTCTGGTTTACGGTAAAGTTGTTTCCCTCCTCATAATGGTGGTCGTCCTTCTCCTCCTGCCCGAGGGGATAACTGGCACAAAGCTCTGGAGGAGGCTGGTAGGATGA
- a CDS encoding acetyl-CoA carboxylase biotin carboxyl carrier protein subunit: MKVRVIVDGVEYDVDVEELPGGKFRVSFEGKTYEVKAEGLGIDFGALAGASQSVQSAPVVSAPAPAPSPQVSAPAPVEGPSVSAGEGLVTAPMPGKVLRVLVREGESVKTGQGLLVLEAMKMENEIPAPRDGVVRKIYVKEGDTVNTGDPLIEIG; encoded by the coding sequence ATGAAGGTCAGGGTCATCGTTGATGGTGTTGAGTACGATGTTGATGTTGAGGAACTCCCCGGAGGAAAGTTCAGGGTGAGCTTTGAGGGAAAGACCTACGAGGTAAAGGCTGAAGGGCTCGGGATAGACTTCGGAGCGCTCGCGGGTGCTTCCCAGAGTGTCCAGAGCGCACCGGTAGTTAGCGCGCCCGCTCCAGCTCCTTCTCCTCAGGTTTCTGCTCCTGCTCCCGTGGAGGGGCCTTCGGTTTCGGCTGGGGAGGGTCTTGTTACTGCCCCGATGCCTGGGAAGGTTTTGAGGGTTCTTGTTAGGGAGGGTGAGAGCGTTAAAACCGGTCAGGGTTTGCTTGTTTTAGAGGCAATGAAGATGGAGAATGAGATTCCAGCACCGAGGGATGGTGTTGTGAGGAAAATCTACGTTAAGGAAGGCGACACCGTGAACACCGGCGACCCACTAATAGAAATCGGGTGA
- a CDS encoding sodium ion-translocating decarboxylase subunit beta: MTSFIDFINTLGFLHLTVGNVIMIVIGLTLVYLAIRYEMEPLLLLPIGITAVLVNLPLNGIANWPVAVNLPENVSDSIFKTIAYMNQHYGEPGLLDLVYYLLVKTEVVPLLIFFGLGAMTDFGPMIADPKTALLGAAAQIGVFVAMLTALALGFNLHQSASIGIIGGADGPTTIYLTTKLAPEILAATAVAAYSYMSLVPIIQPPIIKALTSPEERRIRMKQLRPVSKREKILFPIITMIVIGLLVPSAAPLIGMLMIGNLFRESGVVQRLSKAAQEELMNIVTIFLGLGVGSTMRAESFLTAQTLEILGLGVVAFASATAGGVLFGKLMSKLSGGKINPMIGAAGVSAVPMSARVVQRIATEEDPGNFILMHAMGPNVAGVIGTAVVAGVFLALLG; this comes from the coding sequence ATGACGAGCTTCATAGACTTCATCAACACCCTCGGCTTCCTCCACCTCACGGTGGGGAACGTCATCATGATAGTCATAGGCCTCACCCTGGTCTACCTCGCCATAAGGTATGAGATGGAGCCCCTGCTCCTCCTTCCAATAGGCATCACCGCCGTTCTAGTAAACCTCCCGCTCAACGGGATAGCCAACTGGCCGGTGGCGGTGAACCTGCCCGAGAACGTCAGCGACAGCATATTCAAGACGATAGCTTATATGAACCAGCACTACGGAGAACCGGGCCTTCTAGACCTGGTTTACTACCTCCTCGTGAAGACGGAGGTTGTCCCCCTGCTCATCTTCTTCGGCCTTGGAGCGATGACCGACTTCGGACCGATGATAGCGGATCCAAAGACGGCCCTCCTTGGAGCTGCAGCACAGATAGGTGTCTTCGTGGCGATGCTGACTGCTCTAGCCTTGGGCTTCAACCTCCACCAGTCGGCCTCGATAGGAATCATCGGCGGAGCCGACGGACCGACGACGATTTACCTGACGACGAAGCTGGCCCCGGAGATACTTGCAGCTACGGCGGTTGCAGCGTACAGCTACATGAGCCTCGTCCCGATAATCCAGCCACCGATAATCAAGGCCCTCACAAGCCCGGAGGAAAGGAGGATCAGGATGAAACAGCTCAGACCGGTTTCAAAGCGCGAGAAGATACTCTTCCCGATAATCACCATGATAGTCATCGGCCTGCTCGTTCCAAGCGCGGCCCCGCTTATAGGCATGCTCATGATAGGGAACCTTTTCCGCGAGAGCGGTGTCGTCCAGAGGCTCAGCAAGGCAGCACAGGAGGAGCTGATGAACATAGTCACGATATTCCTCGGCCTTGGCGTCGGCTCAACCATGCGTGCTGAAAGCTTCCTCACGGCGCAGACGCTGGAAATCCTTGGGCTCGGTGTCGTTGCCTTTGCCAGCGCCACAGCGGGGGGAGTCCTCTTCGGAAAGCTCATGAGCAAGCTCTCGGGAGGAAAGATAAACCCGATGATAGGAGCAGCCGGAGTTTCAGCGGTTCCAATGTCGGCTAGAGTGGTTCAGAGAATAGCGACCGAAGAAGACCCGGGCAACTTCATCCTTATGCACGCGATGGGCCCGAACGTTGCAGGGGTTATAGGAACGGCCGTCGTGGCAGGTGTTTTCCTGGCCCTTCTGGGCTGA
- a CDS encoding ABC transporter substrate-binding protein, whose translation MKRFVTLLLIGLLVVAAGCIGSSSSGSSSSVQSGSSSSSGQQVKVIKLGALLDLSGPIASDGKKIQNALKLAQEDINAYFQKKGEPFKVEILFEDTRTDPKVALEKLQTLDAQGVKVIIGPTSSGELKNMKSYVNAHKLIVISEASTAPPKFIGFAKPEDKKYVFRFVPTDFFQSKAIAAELKSKGIKGVVILYRGDAWGKGLHDATVEKIKGSIEIAEDISYPSNPEPTDWSPYISKAEQGVESLLSKYSPDQVAVWVVGFDEIATLLSQVSDDSPLLKVKWFGSDGDVLSDKIVEEAGDKASKVVLYSTQFFAQSEEGKKFVQRYREKFGIEPSEYALIAYDAAWVGALAEAEVLKEKGSFDADLVAQKIKEILPKYSSGELGVSSVTGNIELDEWNDRASGDYAIWGIVNGKWKLLGLWKSSTGRIEWSS comes from the coding sequence ATGAAACGATTCGTGACACTGCTCCTGATAGGGCTGCTGGTCGTGGCGGCGGGCTGTATAGGAAGTTCTAGCTCAGGCAGTTCCTCCAGTGTCCAGTCAGGAAGTTCCTCATCAAGCGGTCAGCAGGTTAAAGTCATAAAGCTCGGTGCCCTCCTCGACCTCTCGGGTCCGATAGCCTCAGACGGCAAGAAGATCCAGAACGCACTAAAGCTGGCGCAGGAGGATATAAACGCCTACTTCCAGAAGAAGGGAGAGCCCTTTAAAGTTGAGATACTCTTCGAAGACACAAGGACTGATCCCAAGGTGGCACTCGAAAAGCTCCAAACGCTGGACGCCCAGGGGGTTAAGGTTATAATAGGGCCCACTTCGAGCGGCGAGCTTAAGAATATGAAGAGCTACGTCAACGCCCACAAGCTCATAGTTATCTCGGAAGCATCAACGGCGCCACCCAAGTTCATAGGCTTCGCCAAGCCAGAGGACAAGAAATACGTCTTCCGTTTCGTCCCGACGGACTTCTTCCAGAGCAAGGCGATAGCGGCGGAGCTTAAGAGCAAGGGCATCAAGGGAGTTGTCATATTGTACCGCGGTGACGCGTGGGGCAAGGGACTGCACGACGCCACCGTTGAGAAGATAAAGGGAAGCATCGAGATAGCCGAGGACATCAGCTACCCGAGCAACCCCGAGCCAACAGACTGGTCACCCTACATCAGCAAGGCCGAACAGGGTGTTGAGAGCCTTCTCTCAAAGTACTCTCCTGACCAAGTGGCCGTCTGGGTAGTTGGCTTTGACGAGATAGCGACCCTGCTGTCGCAGGTTTCAGACGACTCACCCCTCCTCAAGGTTAAGTGGTTCGGTTCGGACGGCGACGTCCTCAGCGACAAGATAGTGGAGGAAGCCGGCGACAAGGCATCGAAGGTCGTCCTCTACTCGACCCAGTTCTTCGCCCAGAGCGAAGAGGGTAAGAAGTTCGTCCAGAGGTACAGGGAGAAGTTCGGAATCGAGCCGAGTGAGTACGCCCTCATAGCCTACGATGCAGCGTGGGTTGGGGCTTTAGCCGAGGCAGAAGTTCTCAAGGAGAAGGGGAGCTTCGATGCCGATCTGGTGGCCCAGAAGATAAAGGAGATACTGCCCAAGTACAGCTCTGGCGAGCTTGGAGTTTCCTCAGTCACAGGAAACATCGAGCTCGACGAGTGGAACGACAGGGCCAGCGGTGACTACGCCATCTGGGGCATTGTGAACGGAAAGTGGAAGCTTCTCGGACTGTGGAAGTCCTCGACCGGTAGGATCGAGTGGTCTTCCTGA
- a CDS encoding translation initiation factor IF-2 subunit beta: protein MSETDFYDFEKLLDKAYEELPENVKSHRSRFEVPAAVVTIAGNRTIIENFVDIAEAMNRDPNHLLKFLLREVATAGTLEGRRAILQGRFTPYLIANKLKKYLKEFVICPVCGSPDTKIIKKGRFHFLKCEACGAETPIAHL from the coding sequence ATGAGCGAGACAGACTTTTACGACTTCGAAAAGCTCCTCGATAAGGCTTACGAGGAACTCCCCGAGAACGTGAAGTCCCACAGGTCGCGTTTCGAGGTTCCAGCCGCTGTGGTGACAATAGCCGGAAACAGAACTATAATAGAGAACTTCGTTGACATAGCCGAGGCCATGAACCGCGACCCCAACCACCTCCTCAAGTTCCTGCTCAGGGAAGTGGCGACCGCCGGAACCCTTGAGGGCAGGAGGGCCATACTGCAGGGTCGCTTCACACCTTACCTCATAGCCAACAAGCTCAAGAAGTACCTCAAGGAGTTCGTCATCTGTCCAGTCTGCGGTTCACCGGACACGAAGATTATCAAGAAGGGACGCTTCCACTTCCTCAAGTGCGAGGCCTGTGGAGCCGAGACGCCCATCGCACACCTCTGA
- a CDS encoding ABC transporter ATP-binding protein, with translation MLEVEKVNAGYGKLQILFDIDLKAEKGKITTIVGPNGSGKSTFLKTVFGLTTVYSGSIRFKGRDITGLPPFKRTRMGMAYLPQTNNVFTNLTVMENLKMAGYILSEDEFRERLEVALSVFPDLKKILDRKAGNLSGGQRQFLAMATAIVRNSELLLLDEPTAQLAPKLADVIFSKILEMRDDHGITVLLVEQNAMKALEISDRAYMLVSGRVFYEGSPKPLLTEEKFRKHFLGVVEELEVVEDGSV, from the coding sequence ATGCTTGAGGTGGAGAAGGTTAACGCCGGCTACGGAAAGCTCCAGATACTCTTTGATATTGATTTGAAGGCCGAGAAGGGCAAGATAACCACGATAGTCGGCCCAAACGGCTCGGGGAAATCGACTTTCCTGAAAACGGTCTTTGGGCTGACGACCGTTTATTCGGGCTCAATTAGGTTCAAAGGGAGGGACATCACGGGGCTTCCCCCCTTTAAGAGAACTAGAATGGGAATGGCCTACCTGCCCCAGACGAACAACGTCTTTACCAACTTAACCGTGATGGAGAACCTCAAGATGGCTGGCTATATACTGAGCGAGGATGAGTTTCGGGAGAGACTTGAGGTGGCCCTCTCGGTTTTTCCAGATCTGAAAAAGATACTCGACAGGAAAGCGGGGAACCTGAGCGGCGGCCAGAGGCAGTTTCTGGCAATGGCGACGGCAATAGTCAGGAACAGCGAGCTCCTGCTCCTCGACGAGCCAACCGCACAGCTCGCTCCAAAGCTTGCCGACGTCATATTCTCAAAAATCCTTGAGATGAGGGACGACCACGGCATAACGGTTCTCCTCGTCGAACAGAACGCTATGAAGGCCCTTGAGATAAGCGACAGGGCATACATGCTCGTCAGCGGAAGGGTGTTCTATGAAGGCAGCCCGAAACCTCTCCTGACAGAGGAGAAGTTCAGAAAGCACTTCCTCGGCGTTGTTGAAGAGCTGGAGGTGGTAGAGGATGGGAGTGTTTGA
- a CDS encoding OadG family protein: MTQLIEGGWITVIGVTVVFTILGILALVLYFVGWLERRLVEREGKALPAPTPTPSPSPPKEEAKPEISPRELAIITSAVLAYLAKKAEQLRPLPFRRKVSDAWRLYGLEGQMEETENFNYEIGKW, from the coding sequence ATGACGCAGCTCATCGAAGGTGGCTGGATAACCGTCATAGGTGTCACAGTCGTCTTTACGATACTCGGCATACTGGCACTAGTCCTCTACTTCGTCGGCTGGCTCGAAAGGAGACTGGTTGAGAGGGAGGGGAAAGCCCTTCCGGCCCCAACTCCAACTCCTTCGCCCTCTCCCCCCAAAGAGGAAGCCAAGCCTGAAATATCTCCAAGGGAGCTGGCCATAATCACCTCGGCCGTTCTGGCTTACCTCGCCAAGAAGGCCGAGCAGTTGAGACCCCTCCCGTTCAGGAGGAAGGTTTCCGATGCCTGGCGTCTCTACGGCCTTGAGGGCCAGATGGAAGAAACCGAGAACTTCAACTACGAGATAGGGAAGTGGTGA
- a CDS encoding beta-CASP ribonuclease aCPSF1, which translates to MIKRETYVDDILKEIREVISQMVPPNAKITEIEFEGPELVIYTKNPEVLMRDGDLIRNLAKVLKKRISVRPDPDILIPPEKAEEMIKEIVPAEAEITNISFDPSVGEVIIEAKKPGLVIGKNGETLRLITQRVHWAPRPVRTPPLQSQTIYSIRQILQNESRDRRKFLRQVGRNIYRKSEYKSRWIRITGLGGFREVGRSSLLVQTDESYVLVDFGVNIATLKDPLKAFPHFDAPEFRYVLDEGLLDAIIITHAHLDHSGMLPYLFRYKLFDGPIYTTPPTRDLMVLLQQDFIDIQKMNGVEPLYRPRDIKEVIKHTITLDYGEVRDIAPDIRLTLHNAGHILGSSIVHLHIGNGLHNIAITGDFKFIPTRLFEPAVSRFPRLETLVMESTYGGSNDYQMPRDEAEKKLIEIIHQTIKRGGKVLIPAMAVGRAQEIMMVLEEYARVGGIDVPIYLDGMIWEATAIHTAYPEYLSKNLREQILHEGYNPFLNPVFRPVANSRERLDIIDSGEPAIIIATSGMLVGGPSVEYFKQLASDPKNSIIFVSYQAEGTLGRQVQRGLREIPLVGEDGRTEVVNVNMEVHTIDGFSGHADRRELISYVARVRPRPERIITVHGESHKCLDLSTSIHRKFGVSTRAPNNLDAIRLK; encoded by the coding sequence TTGATCAAAAGGGAAACTTACGTTGACGACATACTCAAGGAGATAAGGGAAGTAATCAGCCAGATGGTTCCACCAAACGCGAAGATAACCGAGATAGAGTTCGAGGGGCCGGAGCTGGTGATATACACCAAGAACCCTGAAGTCCTCATGAGGGACGGCGACCTGATAAGGAACCTCGCAAAAGTCCTGAAGAAGCGCATCAGCGTGCGCCCCGACCCGGACATCCTAATCCCGCCGGAGAAGGCCGAGGAGATGATAAAGGAGATAGTCCCGGCCGAGGCGGAGATAACCAACATAAGCTTTGACCCTTCCGTCGGTGAGGTCATAATAGAGGCCAAGAAGCCCGGCCTCGTTATAGGAAAGAACGGGGAAACGCTCCGCCTGATAACCCAGAGGGTTCACTGGGCGCCGAGGCCAGTGAGAACGCCACCGCTCCAGAGCCAGACGATATACTCGATAAGGCAGATTCTCCAGAACGAGAGCAGGGACAGGAGGAAGTTCCTCAGACAGGTCGGGAGGAACATCTACAGGAAGTCCGAATACAAGAGCAGGTGGATAAGGATAACAGGCCTCGGGGGCTTCCGCGAGGTTGGAAGGAGCTCCCTCCTCGTCCAAACCGATGAGAGCTACGTTCTGGTGGACTTCGGTGTCAACATAGCGACCCTGAAGGATCCGCTCAAGGCCTTCCCCCACTTCGATGCCCCTGAGTTCCGCTACGTCCTCGACGAGGGCCTCCTCGATGCCATAATAATCACCCACGCCCACCTCGACCACAGCGGCATGCTCCCCTACCTCTTCCGCTACAAGCTCTTCGACGGCCCGATATACACCACCCCGCCCACGAGGGATTTAATGGTTCTCCTCCAGCAGGACTTCATTGACATCCAGAAGATGAACGGCGTCGAGCCCTTGTATAGACCAAGGGACATCAAGGAGGTCATAAAGCACACAATAACCCTCGACTACGGGGAGGTGAGGGACATAGCACCAGACATAAGGCTCACCCTCCACAACGCCGGCCACATACTCGGTTCCTCGATAGTTCACCTCCACATCGGCAACGGGCTCCACAACATAGCCATAACCGGTGACTTCAAGTTCATCCCCACGAGACTCTTCGAGCCTGCCGTCAGCAGGTTCCCGAGGCTTGAGACCCTCGTTATGGAGTCCACCTACGGTGGGAGCAACGACTACCAGATGCCCCGCGATGAGGCCGAGAAGAAGCTCATAGAGATAATCCACCAGACGATAAAGCGCGGTGGAAAGGTGCTCATACCGGCCATGGCCGTCGGAAGGGCGCAGGAGATAATGATGGTTCTCGAAGAGTACGCCAGAGTCGGAGGAATAGACGTTCCGATATACCTTGACGGTATGATATGGGAGGCGACCGCCATACACACGGCCTATCCGGAGTACCTCAGTAAGAATCTTCGTGAGCAGATACTCCACGAGGGTTACAACCCCTTCCTGAACCCTGTTTTCAGGCCCGTAGCCAACTCCCGCGAGAGGCTGGACATAATAGACAGCGGTGAGCCGGCGATAATAATAGCCACCTCAGGTATGCTCGTCGGCGGGCCGAGCGTCGAGTACTTCAAGCAGCTCGCCTCGGATCCGAAGAACAGCATTATCTTCGTGAGCTACCAAGCAGAGGGGACCCTCGGAAGGCAGGTTCAGAGGGGCCTTAGGGAGATACCCCTAGTTGGCGAGGACGGCAGAACAGAAGTAGTCAACGTCAATATGGAAGTGCACACTATAGACGGCTTCTCCGGTCACGCCGACAGGAGGGAGCTGATAAGCTACGTTGCCCGCGTCAGACCGAGGCCGGAGCGCATAATAACCGTCCACGGCGAATCCCACAAGTGCCTCGACCTCTCGACGAGCATACACAGAAAGTTCGGCGTCTCAACCCGCGCACCGAACAACCTCGATGCTATAAGGCTCAAGTGA
- a CDS encoding ABC transporter ATP-binding protein: MPLLQTRDLVKTFGGLRAVDGVSIDVDEKTLTLIIGPNGSGKSTLINLITGFLKADSGKVVFAGEDITNKEPNEIYNHGIVRTFQTPQLLKSMSVVENLLIANVHPGENPISALRKSLWLKKEEELVERAFSILKFLRLDHLWDRPAGTLSGGQMKLLEIGRALMTEPKMVVMDEPVAGVAPSLAHDILQKLVELKEEGITVLLIEHRLDIVLGYVDHLYVMFNGKILTEGRGKEGIEKVVNDPRVAEIYMGG; this comes from the coding sequence ATGCCTTTGCTTCAGACCAGAGACCTCGTGAAGACGTTTGGCGGTTTAAGGGCTGTCGATGGCGTCAGCATAGACGTTGATGAGAAAACCCTAACCCTCATAATCGGTCCAAACGGTTCTGGTAAATCAACCCTGATAAACCTGATAACCGGTTTCTTGAAGGCAGATTCGGGCAAGGTTGTTTTCGCTGGTGAGGATATAACAAACAAGGAACCGAACGAAATATACAACCACGGTATTGTGAGAACCTTTCAGACTCCCCAGCTTTTGAAGAGTATGAGCGTTGTTGAGAACCTGCTCATAGCTAACGTTCATCCCGGTGAGAATCCAATCTCTGCCCTGAGAAAAAGCCTGTGGCTTAAGAAGGAGGAGGAGCTCGTTGAGAGGGCCTTCTCAATTCTGAAGTTCCTCAGGCTTGATCACCTGTGGGACAGGCCCGCCGGAACGCTGAGCGGCGGGCAGATGAAGCTCCTTGAGATAGGGCGTGCCCTCATGACGGAACCAAAGATGGTAGTCATGGACGAGCCAGTCGCTGGAGTGGCGCCTTCACTTGCCCACGACATACTTCAGAAACTCGTCGAACTGAAGGAGGAGGGCATAACGGTTCTCCTCATAGAGCACAGGCTCGACATCGTTCTGGGCTACGTGGATCACCTCTACGTGATGTTCAACGGGAAGATACTCACCGAGGGACGCGGGAAGGAGGGCATAGAGAAGGTGGTGAACGACCCGAGGGTGGCCGAAATCTACATGGGGGGTTGA
- the psmB gene encoding archaeal proteasome endopeptidase complex subunit beta: MTEGLKGTTTVGIVCKDGVVLAADRRASLGNMVLSENVTKIFQIDEHLALAGAGSVGDILGLVRRLRAEARLYRARVGKEMSVKALATLTANVLHGGRGYAYYAWFLVGGYDEKPGLYSIDSAGGVTADRFTAAGSGMEFAFSILEENYRDDLSVDGGIKLALKAIKVATRRDVFTGGGVTLVTITKEGYREWSEEELRAFLE, translated from the coding sequence TTGACTGAGGGCCTAAAGGGCACAACAACCGTTGGCATCGTTTGTAAGGACGGCGTAGTCCTAGCGGCGGACAGGAGGGCATCTCTCGGCAACATGGTGCTCTCGGAGAACGTCACGAAGATATTCCAGATAGACGAGCACCTGGCACTGGCCGGGGCCGGAAGCGTTGGGGACATACTTGGCCTGGTCAGACGTCTCAGGGCGGAGGCTAGGCTTTACAGGGCAAGGGTCGGGAAGGAGATGTCCGTTAAGGCCCTTGCGACGCTGACGGCCAACGTGCTTCACGGTGGTAGGGGTTACGCTTACTACGCATGGTTTCTCGTTGGTGGCTACGACGAGAAGCCCGGGCTGTACTCAATAGACTCCGCCGGTGGCGTAACCGCGGACAGGTTCACCGCTGCCGGCTCGGGCATGGAGTTCGCCTTCTCTATACTTGAGGAGAACTACCGTGATGACCTCTCTGTCGATGGTGGGATTAAGCTCGCCCTCAAGGCAATTAAGGTCGCAACTAGGAGGGACGTCTTCACCGGAGGTGGCGTTACCCTCGTTACCATAACCAAAGAAGGCTATCGCGAGTGGAGCGAGGAAGAGCTCAGAGCTTTTCTTGAGTGA